A stretch of the Fusarium musae strain F31 chromosome 2, whole genome shotgun sequence genome encodes the following:
- a CDS encoding hypothetical protein (EggNog:ENOG41), whose protein sequence is MSANIQQWTAEKPWLETHCLLGEGPFYEEATGNLRFVDIRNKRLHYVKVAEGPSSLKTIQLDVCPTVTANIAGVDPQERIAIGVKYGLAILDVKKETYELIQPFEEPANERMRSNDGGVDPLGRFWLGTMTDFGLGPFKPEGAVYLMDAKSREVKLPNMTIPNTPGWSPDGKTLYVTHSNAREIYAFDFDTESGEISNKRVFYNHDGSGEPDGFRVDVDGFLWQAVYGEGRVIRIDPSTAKIVGEVKVPTKNTTCVHFVGTELVITTAEDDEGEGSSRENGGHVFKVDVGIRGLRLNDFKL, encoded by the exons ATGAGTGCCAATATTCAGCAATGGACAGCTGAGAAGCCTTGGCTTGAGACACACTGTCTGCTGGGCGAAGGACCTTTCTATGAGGAAGCAACGGGCAATCTGCGCTTTGTCGATATCCGCAATAAGAGGCTGCATTATGTGAAGGTGGCTGAAGGCCCGTCGTCTCTCAAAACCATCCAACTAGACGTATGCCCTACTGTCACAGCAAACATTGCTGGGGTTGATCCCCAGGAACGCATCGCCATTGGTGTCAAGTATGGACTGGCTATTCTCGATGTTAAGAAGGAGACATACGAACTTATTCAGCCTTTCGAAGAACCCGCTAATGAGCGTATGCGAAGTAACGATGGCGGCGTGGATCCTCTTGGTCGATTTTGGCTGGGTACAATGACTGACTTTGGACTCGGTCCCTTTAAGCCCGAAG GAGCGGTCTATCTAATGGACGCCAAGTCACGAGAGGTCAAGCTACCTAACATGACAATTCCTAACACGCCAGGCTGGTCTCCTGATGGAAAGACACTATATGTTACACACTCAAACGCCAGAGAGATTTATGCCTTTGACTTTGATACCGAGTCTGGGGAAATTTCCAACAAGCGCGTTTTCTACAACCATGATGGTTCAGGCGAGCCCGACGGGTTCCGTGTAGATGTAGACGGGTTCCTTTGGCAAGCTGTATATGGAGAGGGTCGTGTCATTAGAATCGATCCCAGCACAGCCAAGATTGTTGGAGAGGTAAAAGTGCCGACCAAGAACACCACTTGCGTGCACTTTGTCGGTACTGAGCTTGTCATAACAACTGCCGAGGACGACGAGGGCGAGGGATCGAGCCGCGAGAACGGTGGTCATGTGTTCAAGGTGGACGTCGGAATCCGGGGATTGAGGCTCAACGATTTCAAGCTATAG
- a CDS encoding hypothetical protein (EggNog:ENOG41) has translation MQAGRPFPSPGPPSESASPWSETLRRHGMGGSLFGVEGQQAMLALPGSEAPIPVHMDFSQASKKADEKRQRNAVASTRHRRKKKIMQEENSKQLQELRDERRLMEIRIDELTQQRDFYREDRNRLRDIVAQTPSISNLAAGLPSPTISTSNSYAETGSLASGPSGSMSYGDVLSNERPAQRRRTDDHPEYSLPPYGSPASGHPSASPSGLPPMPMPGYGGPSRPSSAASSASGERLPPLRVMEGRPPTGPPPGPGVQEQDPRTGQWVPVQPRVPETGWATRDTHRRP, from the coding sequence ATGCAGGCTGGTCGGCCTTTCCCGAGTCCGGGGCCCCCAAGCGAGTCTGCCTCGCCATGGTCAGAAACACTGCGGAGACATGGGATGGGAGGGTCCCTCTTTGGCGTCGAAGGACAGCAAGCCATGTTGGCACTTCCGGGAAGCGAGGCACCTATCCCTGTGCATATGGACTTTTCGCAAGCGTCCAAGAAAGCAGACgagaagagacagagaaATGCAGTGGCTTCGACAAGGCacaggaggaagaagaagatcatgcaGGAGGAGAACTCAAAACAGCTACAAGAGCTTCGGGATGAAAGGCGTCTCATGGAGATACGGATCGACGAGTTGACTCAACAGCGGGACTTCTACCGTGAAGACCGTAACCGTTTACGAGACATTGTCGCACAAACGCCATCAATAAGTAACCTTGCTGCTGGACTTCCTAGTCCTACTATTTCAACAAGCAATTCTTATGCAGAAACCGGGTCGTTAGCATCAGGGCCATCTGGATCCATGAGTTACGGAGATGTCCTATCGAACGAAAGACCAGCCCAACGCCGTCGAACCGATGACCACCCTGAATATTCGCTTCCACCATACGGGTCCCCTGCGAGCGGCCACCCGAGTGCATCTCCTAGTGGACTACCTCCGATGCCCATGCCAGGTTATGGCGGGCCATCACGGCCATCATCTGCGGCATCCTCAGCGAGCGGTGAAAGGCTGCCGCCGCTGAGAGTAATGGAAGGTCGACCTCCTACTGGCCCACCCCCCGGGCCAGGTGTTCAAGAGCAGGATCCGCGAACTGGTCAGTGGGTTCCCGTTCAGCCTCGAGTTCCAGAGACTGGGTGGGCAACAAGGGACACTCACCGCAGACCTTGA